The following coding sequences lie in one Mycobacterium gordonae genomic window:
- the htrA gene encoding serine protease HtrA has product MTSDEGNNGQDTERLAPRPIYRPPVDPGARQTFGRPPGQQGSFVADRVRPQKFRDQSEFHAHDQPADPVLAEAFGRPFGGTETLQRHPIDSAALAAEKNGEPDDPDDPWRDPAAAAALGTPALPPVVAHGEFRHSGKLGVRDVLFGGKVSYLALAVLLIIALVIGALGGIIGRKTAEVVEAFTTSKVTLSTAGNAEEPAGRFTKVAAAVADSVVTIESKSDQEGMQGSGVVIDGRGYIVTNNHVISEAANNPSQFKTTVVFNDGKEVPASLVGRDPKTDLAVLKVDNVDNLSVARLGDSDKVRVGDEVIAAGAPLGLRSTVTHGIISALHRPVPLSGEGSDTDTVIDALQTDASINHGNSGGPLIDMDSQVIGINTAGKSLSDSASGLGFAIPVNEMKLVAQTLIKDGKILHPTLGISTRSVSNEIASGAQVANVKAGGPAQKGGILENDVIVKIGGRKVADSDEAVVAVRQLTIGQDAPIEVVRDGRHVTLTVKPDPDTSS; this is encoded by the coding sequence GTGACCTCCGACGAAGGCAACAACGGCCAGGACACCGAACGGCTGGCACCGCGTCCCATCTATCGGCCGCCGGTCGACCCTGGGGCCCGTCAGACGTTCGGCCGCCCGCCCGGGCAGCAGGGATCATTTGTCGCTGATCGCGTGCGACCGCAGAAGTTTCGCGATCAGTCCGAGTTCCACGCCCACGACCAGCCGGCTGACCCGGTGCTCGCCGAGGCCTTCGGCCGCCCCTTCGGCGGCACCGAGACTCTGCAGCGGCACCCCATCGACTCTGCGGCACTGGCCGCTGAGAAGAACGGCGAGCCCGACGATCCAGACGACCCGTGGCGCGATCCCGCCGCGGCTGCCGCGTTGGGCACCCCGGCGCTACCGCCGGTAGTCGCCCACGGCGAGTTCCGCCACAGCGGCAAGCTCGGCGTTCGCGATGTGCTGTTCGGCGGAAAGGTGTCCTACCTGGCGCTGGCCGTGCTGCTGATCATCGCCCTGGTGATCGGTGCGCTCGGCGGGATCATCGGGCGCAAGACGGCCGAGGTGGTCGAGGCGTTCACCACGTCCAAGGTGACGCTCTCGACCGCCGGCAACGCCGAGGAGCCGGCCGGCCGATTCACCAAGGTGGCAGCCGCCGTCGCCGACTCCGTGGTGACTATCGAGTCCAAGAGCGACCAGGAGGGAATGCAGGGCTCCGGGGTCGTCATCGACGGGCGTGGCTACATCGTCACCAACAACCACGTCATCTCCGAAGCCGCCAACAACCCCAGCCAGTTCAAAACGACGGTGGTGTTCAACGACGGCAAGGAAGTGCCCGCCAGCCTGGTGGGACGCGACCCCAAGACCGACCTGGCCGTTCTAAAGGTCGACAATGTCGACAACCTGAGCGTGGCCCGGCTCGGCGATTCGGACAAGGTGCGGGTCGGCGACGAGGTGATCGCGGCCGGTGCTCCGCTGGGTCTGCGTAGCACGGTGACGCACGGCATCATCAGCGCGCTGCACCGCCCGGTCCCGCTGTCGGGCGAGGGTTCTGACACCGACACCGTCATCGATGCACTGCAGACCGACGCCTCGATCAACCACGGCAACTCCGGCGGCCCGCTGATCGACATGGACTCCCAGGTGATCGGGATCAACACCGCCGGCAAGTCGCTGTCCGACAGCGCCAGCGGACTGGGCTTCGCGATCCCGGTGAACGAGATGAAATTGGTCGCGCAAACGCTGATCAAGGACGGGAAGATCCTGCACCCGACGCTGGGCATCAGCACCCGGTCGGTGAGCAACGAGATCGCCTCGGGCGCCCAGGTGGCCAATGTGAAGGCCGGGGGACCGGCGCAAAAGGGCGGAATCCTGGAGAACGACGTAATCGTCAAGATCGGGGGCCGTAAGGTCGCTGACTCCGACGAGGCCGTCGTCGCCGTGCGGCAGCTGACCATCGGCCAGGACGCGCCGATCGAGGTGGTCCGCGACGGCCGTCATGTCACGCTGACCGTCAAACCTGACCCCGACACCAGCTCGTGA
- the rseA gene encoding anti-sigma E factor RseA, producing the protein MADRGAVFRRAFSWLPAQFASQSDAPVGAPRQFRSTEHLSIEAIAAFVDGELRMNAHLRAAHHLSLCAQCAAEVDDHSLARAALRDSHPIRIPSSLLGLLSEIPHYPHDDALPLSDNLAERDDQRKRR; encoded by the coding sequence ATGGCCGACCGGGGAGCTGTTTTCCGGCGTGCGTTCTCGTGGCTGCCTGCCCAATTCGCCTCCCAGAGCGACGCGCCGGTGGGCGCGCCTCGTCAGTTCCGGTCGACCGAGCACCTCTCCATCGAGGCCATCGCGGCATTCGTGGACGGTGAGCTGCGGATGAACGCCCATCTCCGGGCGGCGCACCACCTGTCGCTGTGTGCGCAGTGCGCGGCCGAAGTCGACGATCACAGCCTCGCCCGTGCGGCGCTGCGCGATTCACACCCGATCCGCATTCCGAGCTCTTTGTTGGGGTTGCTGTCCGAAATACCGCACTACCCGCATGATGACGCTCTTCCGCTCTCGGACAATCTTGCCGAGCGCGACGATCAGCGGAAGCGTCGTTAG
- the sigE gene encoding RNA polymerase sigma factor SigE produces the protein MPTLDGRGKPEEQKITTLSPTTMSHPQQVADDDWVEPSDTLLGTAIFDATGDKATMPSWDELVRQHADRVYRLAYRLSGNQHDAEDLTQETFIRVFRSVQNYQPGTFEGWLHRITTNLFLDMVRRRARIRMEALPEDYDRVPADEPNPEQIYHDSRLGPDLQAALDSLPPEFRAAVVLCDIEGLSYEEIGATLGVKLGTVRSRIHRGRQALRDYLAAHPEIGLHDDRSMRTAS, from the coding sequence ATGCCGACCCTGGATGGCAGGGGAAAACCGGAGGAACAAAAAATCACCACTTTGAGCCCGACCACCATGTCGCACCCGCAACAGGTTGCCGATGACGACTGGGTGGAACCATCTGACACGTTGCTTGGCACCGCGATTTTCGACGCGACCGGCGACAAGGCCACCATGCCCTCCTGGGATGAGTTGGTGCGTCAGCACGCCGACCGCGTGTACCGGCTGGCCTACCGCCTCTCGGGCAATCAACACGACGCCGAGGACTTGACACAAGAGACCTTCATCAGGGTTTTTCGGTCTGTCCAGAACTACCAGCCCGGTACTTTCGAGGGCTGGCTGCACCGCATCACCACCAACCTCTTCCTCGACATGGTGCGCCGCCGGGCCCGCATCCGGATGGAGGCACTGCCCGAGGACTACGACCGGGTGCCCGCCGACGAGCCCAACCCGGAGCAGATCTACCACGACTCTCGGCTGGGGCCGGATCTGCAAGCGGCGCTCGATTCACTGCCGCCGGAATTCCGCGCCGCGGTGGTTCTGTGCGATATCGAGGGTCTGTCCTACGAGGAGATCGGCGCCACCTTGGGCGTCAAGCTCGGCACGGTACGCAGCCGGATTCACCGTGGGCGCCAAGCGCTGCGCGACTACCTGGCCGCTCATCCCGAGATCGGCCTACACGACGACCGTTCGATGCGGACGGCCAGCTAA
- a CDS encoding O-methyltransferase encodes MEGTSDTSDETGHTTRSRADSLVAHAEGSISEDAVLAGARERAVDSGAGAVTPAVGALLSVLAKLSGGKAVAEVGTGAGVSGLWLLSGMSDDGVLTTIDIEPEYVRLARQTFGEAHIGPSRTRLISGRAQEVLTRLADDSYDLVFIDADPIDQPDYVVEGVRLLRSGGVIVVHRAALGGRAGDPEARDAEVAAVREAARLIAEDERLTPALIPLGDGLLAAVRD; translated from the coding sequence ATGGAGGGCACGTCTGACACCAGCGACGAGACCGGTCACACGACGCGCAGCAGGGCGGATTCGCTTGTGGCGCACGCCGAAGGGTCGATATCTGAGGACGCGGTCCTTGCCGGTGCCCGGGAACGCGCCGTCGACAGTGGGGCCGGCGCCGTCACACCCGCGGTCGGCGCGCTGCTGAGCGTGCTGGCCAAACTGAGCGGCGGCAAGGCGGTCGCCGAGGTCGGCACCGGGGCCGGAGTCAGCGGGTTGTGGTTGCTGTCGGGCATGAGTGACGACGGCGTCCTGACCACCATCGATATCGAACCGGAATATGTTCGGCTGGCCCGGCAGACCTTCGGCGAGGCGCATATCGGGCCGTCACGCACCCGGCTCATCAGCGGACGCGCCCAGGAAGTCCTCACCCGCCTCGCGGACGACTCCTACGACCTGGTGTTCATCGACGCCGACCCGATCGACCAGCCGGACTACGTCGTGGAAGGGGTCCGTTTGTTGCGATCCGGCGGGGTCATCGTCGTGCATCGGGCCGCTTTGGGCGGCCGCGCCGGTGATCCTGAAGCCCGTGACGCCGAGGTGGCGGCGGTGCGCGAAGCGGCGCGGTTGATCGCCGAAGACGAACGCTTGACGCCGGCGTTGATACCGCTGGGTGACGGGCTCTTGGCCGCCGTCCGCGATTAG
- a CDS encoding TetR/AcrR family transcriptional regulator, whose protein sequence is MRSADLTAMARIRDAAIEQFGEHGFGVGLRSIAEAAGVSAALVIHHFGSKDGLRKACDDYVAEEIRTGKSETIRSNDPATWLGQMAEIESYAPLMAYLVRSMVSGGELAKMLWQRMIDNTEAYMEEGVRAGTVKPSRDPHARAKYLSITGGGGFLLYLQMHETPNDLRAVLRDYARDMVLPALEVYSEGLLTDHTMYDAFLARADQGGSHDD, encoded by the coding sequence ATGCGTTCAGCCGACCTGACTGCGATGGCCCGGATACGCGACGCGGCCATCGAGCAGTTCGGCGAGCACGGATTCGGGGTGGGCCTGCGCAGCATCGCGGAGGCCGCCGGGGTCAGCGCAGCGCTGGTCATCCACCATTTCGGTTCCAAGGACGGTTTGCGCAAGGCCTGCGACGACTACGTCGCCGAGGAGATCCGCACCGGCAAGTCCGAGACGATTCGGTCCAACGACCCAGCGACCTGGCTGGGCCAGATGGCCGAAATCGAGTCTTATGCGCCGTTGATGGCTTACCTGGTGCGCAGCATGGTGTCCGGTGGCGAACTCGCGAAAATGCTGTGGCAGCGAATGATCGACAATACGGAAGCGTATATGGAGGAAGGCGTACGGGCCGGCACCGTCAAGCCGAGCCGCGACCCGCACGCCCGAGCCAAATACCTGTCGATCACCGGCGGCGGCGGCTTCCTGCTCTATCTGCAAATGCACGAAACCCCAAACGATTTGCGCGCAGTATTGCGCGACTACGCCCGTGACATGGTGCTGCCCGCCCTCGAGGTCTATTCCGAGGGCCTGCTGACCGACCACACCATGTACGACGCGTTTCTCGCCAGAGCGGACCAAGGAGGGTCACATGACGATTAA
- a CDS encoding ABC transporter ATP-binding protein, giving the protein MTINQQAPIDVRGLTKNFGNVRALNGLDLTVHEGEVHGFLGPNGAGKSTTIRILLGVVKADGGSVRLLGADPWADAVQLHRQIAYVPGDVTLWPSLTGGETIDLLARMRGGIDTSLRAELIERFEFDPTKKVRTYSKGNRQKVSLISAFSSRARLLLLDEPTSGLDPLMENVFQQCVAEARARGVTVLLSSHILAETEALCERLTIIQAGRTVESGSLESMRHLSRTSIKAELIGDPGDLTRIKGVADLSIEGNTLRAQVDSDSLGELIRALGDAGVRSLVSQPPSLEELFMRHYSTNGPRDAKEVAAR; this is encoded by the coding sequence ATGACGATTAATCAGCAGGCGCCTATCGATGTTCGTGGTCTCACCAAGAATTTCGGCAACGTCCGGGCGCTCAACGGCCTCGACCTCACCGTCCACGAAGGAGAAGTCCACGGCTTCCTGGGCCCCAACGGCGCAGGCAAGTCCACCACCATCCGCATACTGCTCGGGGTGGTCAAAGCCGACGGCGGCAGCGTGCGACTGTTGGGGGCGGACCCGTGGGCCGACGCAGTTCAGCTGCACCGCCAGATCGCTTACGTGCCGGGAGATGTCACGCTGTGGCCATCGCTCACCGGTGGTGAGACCATTGACCTGCTGGCGCGGATGCGCGGCGGAATCGACACCAGCTTGCGGGCAGAATTGATCGAGCGCTTCGAGTTCGACCCGACCAAGAAGGTGCGCACTTACTCCAAAGGCAACCGCCAGAAGGTCTCCCTGATCTCCGCGTTCTCGTCGCGGGCCAGGCTGTTGCTGCTCGACGAGCCGACCAGCGGGCTGGACCCGTTGATGGAGAACGTCTTTCAGCAATGTGTCGCCGAGGCGCGGGCCCGTGGTGTAACAGTGCTCCTGTCCAGTCACATCCTGGCCGAGACGGAAGCGCTGTGCGAGCGGCTGACCATCATCCAGGCGGGCAGGACCGTCGAGAGCGGTTCCCTGGAATCCATGCGGCATCTGAGCCGAACCTCGATCAAAGCCGAATTGATCGGTGATCCAGGCGATCTCACCCGGATCAAGGGTGTCGCGGACCTCAGCATCGAAGGCAACACGCTGCGCGCCCAGGTCGACAGCGACAGCCTCGGAGAACTGATTCGGGCGCTCGGTGACGCCGGGGTGCGCAGCTTGGTCAGCCAGCCACCCTCCCTTGAGGAGCTGTTCATGCGCC